One Setaria viridis chromosome 3, Setaria_viridis_v4.0, whole genome shotgun sequence DNA window includes the following coding sequences:
- the LOC117849857 gene encoding pre-mRNA-splicing factor ATP-dependent RNA helicase DEAH1: MATASEGGEGQLKTWVSDRLMALLGYSQGIVLRLVLRLARECASAGDLAARLVDLGGFPSSPDTAAFAADVYGRLPRPSKQGAAGVGEYQRQVQDAAALARKQSEFKLLNDDVDDEDAGVAAASCNSSSGKRFRKKGVTHDHEDEEEGAALSDSDRKVRRRRCPESDEDAGDTDEEEEMRRDQADRAQLERNIRARDEASTRKLMDRKPSKREQDERARRSEAMDRGDTSELRRSSRRAYLEMRKKKKVEELRDEIVDDELLFGGVRQTDAEERELKRKKEIYGLVHGRASQEEEGAGDYYRMPDAYDDAANVDQGRRFSVARRRHDDDADAGGGKGRAFSEESWEEQQIRKSHLQFGAKDRGHASDEYELVFDDAIEFVKSLAMAGTEPEDDTDELAEEIDAKVMLQMELQDQRKTLPVYKFKDELLKAIADHQIIIVVGETGSGKTTQIPQYLHEAGYTANGRKIACTQPRRVAAMSVAARVAQEMGVKLGHEVGYSIRFEDCTSEKTVVKYMTDGMLLREFLGEPDLGSYGVVIVDEAHERSISTDILLGLVKDVARFRPDLKLLISSATLNADKFSDFFDMAPVFKIPGRRYKVDIHYTVAPEADYVDAAVATVLQLHVTQPSGDILLFLTGQEEIETVEEILRRRTRGLGTKIAELVICPIYANLPTELQAKIFEPAPPGARKVVLATNIAETSLTIDGISYVVDPGFCKVKSYSPRTGTESLLVQPISKASADQRAGRSGRTGPGKCFRLFTEHSYNKDMEDETVPEIQRSNLASVVLSLKALGINDLVSFDFMDPPASEGLLRALEDLFALGALNSRGELTKTGRRMAELPLDPMLAKAIVASERYGCSEELLTVASMLSAGNAVFYRPKDRALVADAARQRFNAGGNAGDHVALLNVYTEWEQSGHSAQWCLDHFVQSRTMRRARDVREQLEALMERVEIERRSCAGDLDTVRKAITAGFFRNTAQRRRDGFYRTLKSWRTVFVHPSSGMARVVPPPRWVVYHELVETTKEYMRQVTELKPEWLLEIAPHYYQESNLNKPEPKKAKAHVQGAAVAAEKPSLSLKDFFNV; encoded by the coding sequence ATGGCCACGGCCTCGGAGGGCGGCGAGGGGCAGCTCAAGACGTGGGTCTCGGACCGGCTTATGGCGCTGCTCGGGTACTCCCAGGGCATCGTGCTCCGGCTCGTGCTCCGGCTCGCGCGGGAGTGCGCCTCCGCGGGGGACCTCGCGGCGCGGCTGGTCGACCTCGGCGGGttcccctcctcccccgacACAGCCGCCTTCGCCGCGGACGTCTACGGAAGGCTGCCGCGCCCCAGCAAGCAGGGCGCGGCGGGGGTCGGCGAGTACCAGAGGCAGGTgcaggacgcggcggcgctggcgaggaAGCAGAGCGAGTTCAAGCTGCTCAACGATGACGTCGACGACGAGGATGCTGGCGTCGCCGCGGCGTCCTGTAACAGCAGCAGCGGGAAGCGTTTCAGGAAGAAGGGCGTGACCCATGACCATGAGGACGAAGAGGAGGGGGCCGCATTGTCCGATTCTGATCGGAAGGTGCGCCGGCGGAGGTGCCCGGAGTCggacgaggacgccggcgatactgacgaggaggaagagatgaGGCGTGATCAGGCTGACAGGGCCCAGCTCGAACGGAACATCCGGGCGCGCGATGAGGCGAGCACGAGGAAACTGATGGACCGGAAGCCGTCCAAGCGCGAGCAGGACGAGAGAGCTCGCCGGTCCGAGGCGATGGACAGGGGCGACACCTCGGAGCTCAGGCGGTCCTCCCGTCGCGCGTACCTGGAGATGcgtaagaagaagaaggtggaggaGTTGCGGGACGAGATCGTCGACGACGAGCTCTTGTTCGGCGGCGTCAGACAGACGGACGCCGAGGAGAGGGAGTTGAAGCGCAAGAAGGAAATCTACGGCCTTGTCCACGGCCGAGCCagtcaagaagaggaaggcgcCGGCGACTACTACAGGATGCCTGACGCCTACGACGACGCCGCGAACGTGGACCAGGGGAGGAGGTTCTCGGTAGCGAGACGGCggcacgacgacgacgctgATGCGGGAGGCGGCAAGGGGAGGGCTTTCTCGGAGGAGTCCTGGGAAGAGCAGCAGATCAGGAAGTCCCATCTGCAGTTTGGAGCGAAGGATCGCGGCCACGCCAGTGATGAATACGAGCTCGTGTTCGATGACGCCATCGAGTTCGTCAAGTCCTTGGCGATGGCTGGAACCGAGCCGGAGGATGACACGGACGAACTGGCGGAGGAAATTGATGCCAAGGTCATGTTGCAGATGGAGCTCCAAGACCAGAGGAAGACTCTCCCTGTGTACAAGTTCAAGGACGAGCTCCTCAAGGCCATTGCCGACCATCAGATTATCATTGTCGTCGGAGAGACCGGCTCCGGTAAGACGACGCAGATACCACAGTATCTTCACGAGGCCGGGTACACCGCCAATGGGCGGAAGATCGCGTGCACTCAGCCACGCCGCGTGGCCGCGATGAGCGTGGCGGCGAGGGTCGCGCAGGAGATGGGCGTCAAGCTCGGCCACGAGGTCGGGTACTCTATCCGCTTCGAGGACTGCACGTCGGAGAAGACGGTGGTCAAGTACATGACCGACGGGATGCTGCTACGCGAGTTCCTTGGCGAGCCTGACCTGGGCAGCTACGGCGTCGTGATCGTGGACGAGGCGCACGAGCGCTCCATCTCCACGGACATCCTCCTCGGCCTCGTCAAGGACGTCGCCCGCTTCCGGCCGGACCTGAAGCTGCTCATCTCCAGCGCTACGCTCAACGCGGACAAGTTCAGCGACTTCTTCGACATGGCGCCGGTGTTCAAGATCCCCGGGAGGCGGTACAAGGTGGACATCCACTACACGGTGGCGCCGGAGGCCGACTACGTGGACGCGGCCGTGGCCACGGTGCTGCAGCTGCACGTCACGCAGCCCTCCGGAGACATCCTGCTGTTCCTCACGGGGCAGGAAGAGATCGAGACGGTGGAGGAGATCCTCCGGCGCCGGACAAGGGGGCTGGGCACCAAGATCGCGGAGCTGGTGATCTGCCCCATCTACGCGAACCTGCCGACGGAGCTCCAGGCCAAGATCTTcgagccggcgccgccgggcgcgcggaAGGTGGTGCTCGCCACCAACATCGCCGAGACGTCGCTGACCATCGACGGGATCAGCTACGTGGTCGACCCGGGGTTCTGCAAGGTGAAGTCGTACAGCCCGCGCACGGGTACCGAATCGCTGCTCGTCCAGCCTATCTCCAAGGCGTCGGCCGACCAGCGCGCCGGCCGGTCGGGGCGCACCGGCCCCGGCAAGTGTTTCCGCCTATTCACGGAGCACAGCTACAACAAGGACATGGAGGACGAGACGGTCCCCGAGATCCAGCGGAGCAACCTGGCCAGCGTGGTGCTCTCGCTCAAGGCGCTGGGGATCAACGACTTGGTGAGCTTCGACTTCATGGACCCGCCGGCGTCGGAGGGTCTCCTCAGGGCGCTGGAGGACCTCTTCGCCCTCGGCGCGCTCAACAGCCGCGGCGAACTGACCAAGACTGGGCGGCGGATGGCGGAGCTCCCGCTCGACCCCATGCTGGCCAAGGCGATCGTGGCGTCGGAGCGGTACGGGTGCTCTGAGGAGTTGCTCACCGTCGCGTCCATGCTGTCGGCCGGGAACGCCGTCTTCTACCGGCCCAAGGACAGGGCGCTGGTCGCCGACGCCGCACGGCAGCGCTTCAACGCGGGAGGCAACGCCGGGGACCACGTCGCGCTGCTCAACGTGTACACCGAGTGGGAGCAGTCCGGGCACTCGGCGCAGTGGTGCCTCGACCACTTCGTGCAGTCGCGCACCATGCGGCGCGCGCGGGACGTGCGGGAGCAGCTGGAGGCGCTGATGGAGAGGGTGGAGATCGAGCGCCGGTCCTGCGCCGGCGACCTCGACACGGTCAGGAAGGCCATCACGGCGGGGTTCTTCCGCAACACCGCGCAGCGGCGGAGGGACGGGTTCTACCGGACCCTCAAGAGCTGGCGGACGGTGTTCGTGCACCCGAGCTCCGGGATGGCGCGGGTGGTCCCGCCGCCGCGTTGGGTGGTGTACCACGAGCTGGTGGAGAcgaccaaggagtacatgagGCAGGTGACGGAGCTCAAGCCGGAGTGGCTGCTGGAGATCGCGCCGCACTACTACCAGGAAAGCAACCTCAACAAGCCGGAGCCGAAGAAGGCCAAAGCGCATGTGCAGGGTGCCGCAGTAGCCGCGGAGAAGCCGAGTCTGAGTCTTAAGGACTTTTTCAATGTGTAG
- the LOC117849858 gene encoding cyclin-dependent kinase C-1, which translates to MAVAAPGQLNLDESPSWGSRSVDCFEKLEQIGEGTYGQVFMAKETETKEIVALKKIRMDNEREGFPITAIREIKILKKLHHDNVINLKEIVTSPGPERDEQGNQIEGNMYKGSIYMVFEYMDHDLTGLSDRPGMQFTIPQIKCYMRQLLFGLHYCHINQVLHRDIKGSNLLIDNHGILKLADFGLARSFSNDHNAHLTNRVITLWYRPPELLLGSTKYGLAVDMWSVGCIFAELLSGKPILPGKNEPEQLTKIFELCGTPDELNWPGVTKMPWYNNFKPSRPIKRRVKEAFKHFDRHALDLLEKMLTLDPSQRISAKDALDAEYFWTDPRPADPHTLPKYESSHEFQTKKKRQQQRQAEEAAKRQKIQHPQPHARLPPIQQSGQPHSQIRTGQPMNNPHPSMAAGPSHHYAKPRGPGGPNRYPQGGSQGGGYPNRGGQGGGYSSGPCPQQSRGPPPYPGGGMGGTGGRGGSGSGFGVGPNYQQAGPYGASGPGRGPNYHQQGGSRNQQQYGNWQ; encoded by the exons atggcggtggcggcgccggggcaGCTAAACCTCGACGAGTCGCCGTCGTGGGGCTCCCGCAGCGTCGACTGCTTCGAGAAGCTCGAGCAGATCGGGGAGGGCACCTACGG GCAAGTGTTCATGGCGAAGGAGACGgagacgaaggaaatcgtgGCGCTCAAGAAGATCCGCATGGACAACGAGCGAGAGGGC TTCCCTATCACGGCCATCCGCGAGATTAAAATCCTCAAGAAGCTGCACCACGACAACGTCATCAATCTCAAAGAGATTGTCACCTCGCCAG GGCCAGAGAGAGATGAGCAGGGGAATCAAA TTGAGGGCAACATGTACAAGGGGAGCATTTACATGGTCTTCGAGTACATGGATCATGACTTGACAGGGCTATCGGACAGGCCTGGAATGCAGTTCACCATACCACAGATTAAG TGCTACATGAGGCAACTCCTTTTTGGCCTTCACTACTGTCATATCAATCAAGTTCTGCATCGAGATATTAAAG GATCTAATCTCTTGATAGACAATCATGGTATCTTAAAGCTTGCTGATTTTGGCCTGGCAAGATCATTTTCAAATGATCACAATGCGCACCTCACTAACCGTGTGATCACCTTGTGGTACAG GCCTCCAGAGTTGTTGTTAGGAAGCACAAAATATGGGCTGGCAGTTGACATGTGGTCTGTGGGTTGTATTTTTGCAGAGCTTCTTTCTGGAAAGCCTATATTGCCTGGAAAGAATGAG CCAGAGCAGCTGACCAAAATATTTGAACTTTGTGGCACGCCTGATGAGTTGAACTGGCCAGGTGTCACAAAAATGCCATGGTATAATAATTTCAAGCCTTCTCGCCCAATTAAGAGACGTGTTAAGGAGGCTTTTAAGCA TTTTGACCGGCATGCTCTGGATCTGCTGGAGAAGATGTTAACGCTGGATCCATCACAG AGGATATCGGCAAAAGATGCACTTGATGCAGAGTACTTTTGGACTGATCCCCGACCAGCTGATCCTCACAC CTTGCCAAAGTACGAATCATCACATGAATTCCAAACTAAGAAAAAACGTCAACAGCAGCGGCAAGCTGAAGAAGCAGCAAAGCGGCAAAAAATACAGCATCCTCAACCACATGCTCGTTTGCCACCAATTCAACAATCAGGCCAACCACATTCACAAATCAGGACAGGCCAACCTATGAACAACCCCCATCCTTCAATGGCAGCTGGGCCAAGCCATCACTATGCAAAGCCCCGAGGGCCAGGAGGGCCAAACAGGTACCCACAGGGTGGAAGCCAAGGTGGAGGATACCCAAATCGTGGAGGGCAAGGCGGTGGCTACAGCAGTGGCCCTTGTCCTCAACAAAGCAGAGGACCACCTCCATACCCTGGTGGCGGGATGGGCGGAACGGGTGGAAGGGGTGGAAGTGGCAGTGGCTTTGGAGTTGGACCAAATTATCAGCAGGCTGGCCCTTATGGTGCATCGGGTCCAGGCAGAGGGCCTAACTATCATCAACAAGGTGGTTCTCGCAACCAGCAGCAGTACGGAAACTGGCAATAG
- the LOC140222108 gene encoding uncharacterized protein — translation MGWVGNLSRAHVLDELTRGGRGRELDLWHDADTRMIGTCNGLLCCFRRNREDLAVTNPVTGETIAVDLPPTWWYCRAQPTSYSFGYHPATGQYKIVHVPCVESDEIGAVLVFTLGGGGCSWGWRDAPAPAGSSCHLRFGIVTIDGVSYWVTRDAERIMSLDLGDERVAVVKSPSMPVPLPMVIYPCHLTNVRGRVGFAMCRPDNEFGRSKTEVRAHTLTDLRTDRRAPRSSSSFSDLLFLFDVSLSSMHPLCLQVWVLEGGQEEERAWAKCYTLLAHGVYSRQEIALPHVAHGEHVLTTCEPWGGKGGLRLTLNAHCPRNERKMRPCAMVRVGAPRPETVVGMYDCYSLETRGARARVR, via the coding sequence ATGGGGTGGGTGGGGAACCTCTCGCGCGCTCACGTCCTGGACGAGCTGACGCGGGGAGGACGCGGGAGGGAGCTGGACCTGTGGCACGACGCCGACACGCGGATGATCGGCACGTGCAACGGCCTTCTCTGCTGCTTCCGGCGGAATCGCGAGGACCTCGCCGTGACCAACCCGGTCACCGGCGAGACGATCGCCGTCGATCTGCCGCCGACGTGGTGGTATTGCCGGGCCCAGCCCACGTCGTACAGCTTCGGGTACCACCCGGCGACGGGGCAGTACAAGATCGTGCACGTTCCGTGCGTCGAGTCCGATGagatcggcgcggtgctcgtGTTCACGCTGGGGGGCGGAGGCTGCTCGTGGGGGTGGCGGGACGCGCCTGCCCCGGCCGGATCTAGCTGCCACCTCCGCTTCGGCATCGTCACCATCGACGGCGTCTCGTACTGGGTCACGAGGGACGCCGAGCGGATCATGTCTCTCGATCTCGGGGACGAGCGCGTCGCCGTCGTCAAGTCGCCGTCAATGCCGGTGCCGCTGCCGATGGTGATATACCCATGCCACCTCACGAACGTCCGCGGGCGCGTGGGCTTTGCCATGTGCCGGCCCGACAACGAGTTTGGTAGGTCCAAGACCGAGGTACGTGCGCACACTCTCACGGATTTACGAACTGATCGACGTGCTCCAAGATCGTCTAGTTCTTTCTCCGACCTTCTTTTCTTGTTCGATGTTAGTTTGAGCAGCATGCATCCGTTGTGCTTGCAGGTGTGGGTGCTGGAGGGTGGACAAGAGGAGGAGCGGGCGTGGGCCAAGTGTTACACCCTGCTGGCGCACGGGGTGTATTCACGCCAGGAGATCGCGCTGCCGCACGTCGCGCACGGCGAGCACGTCCTGACCACCTGCGAGCCCTGGGGTGGGAAGGGAGGCCTGCGCCTCACCTTGAACGCGCACTGCCCGCGCAACGAGAGGAAGATGCGGCCGTGCGCCATGGTGCGGGTCGGAGCCCCGAGGCCGGAGACGGTGGTTGGCATGTACGATTGCTACAGCCTCGAGACCAGGGGAGCCCGTGCTCGTGTACGCTGA
- the LOC140222186 gene encoding putative F-box protein At5g50220 — protein MGDVWDGIPADVLMEIMLRVPPCPRRRLRLVCRYWRGVIDERAPETRARAEVLAFFGERRGGSRAVVFDVPPGGKNSNGGSGRELDLEGSGADAAGVRMIGTGNGLICVQRETGGIAVLNAAVREMLDVLPPHSWSSPYASTYTFAYHPATGRYKVVHLACDLRSGELAAVHVFTLGDDVAWREVPAPAGSGCRLRFGLINVDAVTTTGNLEFVEDAQRIMVFDLGDESFALLEWPPLPVLLWMMDGDHTCRLTEVRGRLGLVVCRPHHELNKAKTEGGIEEERAWVKSFSVLAQGKTRLQEIALPYVAHGKHVLTTCWQRRSGWPWVTLSAHRVRRGAGRRSELGDEARRV, from the exons atgggcGATGTATGGGACGGCATCCCTGCCGACGTCCTCATGGAGATCATGCTGCGCGTCCCGCCGTGCCCGCGACGGCGGCTCCGCCTCGTTTGCCGCTACTGGCGCGGCGTCATCGACGAGCGCGCGCCGGAGACGAGAGCCCGCGCCGAGGTCCTCGCCTTCTtcggcgagcgccgcggcggctccCGCGCCGTCGTCTTTGACGTCCCGCCGGGAGGGAAGAACAGCAACGGCGGTAGCGGCAGAGAGCTGGATCTGGAGGGCAGCGGCGCGGACGCTGCCGGCGTGCGCATGATCGGCACGGGCAACGGCCTGATCTGCGTGCAGCGCGAGACCGGCGGCATCGCCGTGCTCAACGCGGCCGTCCGGGAGATGCTGGACGTCCTCCCGCCGCACTCGTGGTCCAGCCCGTACGCGTCCACGTACACCTTCGCGTACCACCCGGCGACGGGCCGGTACAAGGTCGTCCACCTCGCGTGCGACCTGCGGTCCGGGGAGCTCGCCGCGGTTCACGTGTTCACGCTGGGGGATGACGTGGCGTGGCGGGAGGTGCCGGCCCCGGCCGGGTCCGGCTGCCGCCTCCGCTTCGGCCTCATCAACGTCGACGCCGTcaccactacgggaaacctcgaATTTGTCGA GGACGCCCAGCGGATCATGGTGTTCGACCTCGGGGACGAGAGCTTCGCGCTCCTCGAGTGGCCGCCGTTGCCGGTGCTCCTCTGGATGATGGACGGCGACCACACGTGCCGCCTGACCGAGGTGCGCGGGCGGCTGGGCCTCGTCGTGTGCCGCCCCCACCACGAGCTCAACAAGGCCAAGACCGAG GGTGGAATAGAGGAGGAGCGGGCATGGGTCAAGAGCTTCAGCGTGCTGGCGCAGGGGAAGACGAGGCTCCAGGAGATCGCGCTGCCGTACGTCGCTCACGGCAAGCACGTCCTGACCACCTGCTGGCAACGGCGGAGCGGATGGCCGTGGGTGACCTTGAGCGCGCACAgggtgcggcgcggcgcgggtcgGCGCTCCGAGCTTGGAGACGAGGCTCGGCGCGTATGA